A portion of the Chlamydia caviae GPIC genome contains these proteins:
- the alaS gene encoding alanine--tRNA ligase, producing the protein MLSNTLRSNFLKFYANRHHTIVPSSPVFPHNDPSILFTNAGMNQFKDIFLNKETVSYSRATTSQKCIRAGGKHNDLDNVGHTSRHLTFFEMLGNFSFGDYFKEQAIAFAWEVSLSVFNLDPDRIYATVHEKDDEAFALWEKHLPSERIFRLTDKDNFWSMAETGPCGYCSELLFDRGEKFGTAASPLEDTEGERFLEYWNLVFMEFNRTAEGSLLALPNKHVDTGAGLERLVSILSGTNTVFEADVLRLLISKTEQLSGKTYHADEALGAAFRVIADHTRSLSFAIADGLLPGNTERGYVLRKILRRAVNYGKRLGFTQPFLADIVPSLVDTMGEAYPELRLSLSQIQEVMTMEEENYFKSLHRGGNLLQQVLKSSSSSSIISGEDAFKLKDTYGLPLDEIALLAKDYDFTVDMETFYQLEEEAKERSRKNIAKSHSSTDTVYDSLSLGENSEFVGYNDLSCDTFIEALVSNGKQVSSLKEKEKGALILKVTPFYAEKGGQIGDSGEIFCSDGTFIVSHTTSPKAGIVIHHGEVSQGQLSQDQAVTAQVNCIRRKKIGNNHTGCHLLHKALEVTLGDHIRQAGSYVDDTKIRLDFTHPKAIAPEDLASIELLVNEKIRENHRVETREAMYSDVMNSKEIKQFFGDKYSDVVRVVSAGFSHELCGGTHAEFTGDLGYFRILKEHAVATGIRRIEAVTGREAEALAHQDNENLNEIALVLQSPRDQILNKLQNVLEERKEQAKQISELENKLIHSLLDKLIDGCQQVDDVSYLIHHLPESESHRLQQYANCLHQKIPLRLISLWTTQKNGKYIIFSRISDDLVKQGLQAKDLLKIVLTPCGGRWGGKDIFAQGSADNLPQADALNNTLWQWISTQLI; encoded by the coding sequence ATGTTAAGTAACACTCTTCGATCTAATTTTTTAAAATTTTACGCCAATCGTCATCACACTATTGTTCCTTCCTCTCCTGTTTTTCCTCACAACGACCCTTCGATTCTCTTTACCAATGCAGGGATGAATCAATTTAAGGATATTTTTCTAAACAAAGAAACTGTGAGCTATTCGCGCGCCACGACTTCTCAAAAATGTATCCGTGCTGGAGGCAAACATAATGACCTCGACAATGTTGGACATACGTCGCGACACCTTACTTTCTTTGAAATGCTAGGGAACTTTTCTTTTGGCGATTACTTTAAGGAGCAAGCGATTGCTTTTGCCTGGGAAGTTTCTTTATCTGTCTTTAACCTAGACCCTGATCGTATCTACGCAACTGTTCACGAAAAAGATGATGAAGCTTTCGCTCTTTGGGAAAAGCATCTTCCCTCCGAACGCATTTTCAGACTGACTGATAAGGACAACTTCTGGAGTATGGCAGAAACAGGCCCTTGTGGATACTGTTCCGAGCTTCTTTTCGATCGTGGAGAAAAATTTGGCACAGCAGCTTCTCCTTTGGAAGATACTGAAGGGGAACGCTTTTTAGAATATTGGAATCTTGTCTTCATGGAATTCAATCGCACAGCAGAAGGTTCCTTATTAGCTTTACCAAACAAACATGTGGATACAGGTGCGGGATTAGAACGTCTAGTTTCTATCCTTTCTGGAACAAATACGGTGTTTGAAGCCGATGTTTTACGTCTCCTTATTTCAAAAACAGAACAACTATCAGGAAAAACTTATCACGCAGATGAGGCTTTAGGGGCTGCTTTTAGAGTGATTGCTGATCATACACGCTCTCTATCTTTTGCTATTGCTGATGGTTTGCTTCCAGGAAATACAGAACGTGGTTACGTATTAAGAAAAATTTTACGAAGAGCTGTAAACTATGGGAAGCGTTTAGGATTTACCCAACCTTTCTTAGCAGACATCGTCCCTTCTTTAGTGGATACTATGGGAGAGGCTTATCCTGAATTACGTTTATCTCTATCTCAAATTCAAGAAGTTATGACCATGGAAGAAGAGAACTACTTTAAATCTCTTCATCGTGGTGGGAACTTACTCCAACAGGTACTTAAATCTTCGTCATCATCCTCGATCATTTCTGGAGAGGATGCTTTCAAATTAAAAGACACGTATGGATTACCTCTTGATGAAATCGCTTTATTAGCTAAAGACTATGATTTCACCGTAGATATGGAAACCTTCTACCAATTAGAAGAAGAAGCCAAAGAGCGTTCTCGAAAAAACATTGCTAAATCCCACAGCTCTACAGATACGGTTTACGATTCTCTATCTTTAGGAGAGAACTCAGAATTTGTTGGTTATAACGATTTATCGTGTGACACATTTATTGAAGCCTTGGTTAGTAATGGCAAACAAGTTTCCTCACTTAAGGAGAAAGAGAAAGGTGCTTTAATTTTAAAAGTTACTCCTTTCTATGCAGAAAAAGGTGGGCAAATTGGGGATTCTGGAGAAATATTCTGTTCTGATGGGACCTTTATTGTTAGCCATACGACATCTCCAAAAGCAGGAATAGTCATTCATCATGGAGAGGTCTCCCAAGGGCAACTTTCTCAAGATCAAGCAGTCACTGCGCAAGTGAATTGCATCCGCAGAAAGAAAATTGGCAACAATCATACCGGATGCCATCTTCTACATAAAGCTTTAGAGGTGACCCTTGGCGATCATATTCGCCAAGCAGGATCTTATGTCGACGATACAAAAATTCGTTTAGACTTCACTCACCCCAAAGCTATTGCTCCAGAAGACTTAGCTTCTATTGAACTTTTAGTTAACGAGAAAATCCGAGAAAACCACCGTGTGGAAACTCGTGAGGCTATGTATTCTGACGTGATGAACTCCAAAGAAATTAAACAGTTTTTTGGAGATAAATATAGTGATGTTGTTCGCGTAGTCTCAGCAGGCTTCTCCCACGAACTCTGTGGAGGAACTCACGCAGAATTTACGGGAGATCTCGGGTATTTCCGCATCCTTAAGGAACATGCTGTAGCCACAGGAATTCGCCGTATAGAAGCTGTGACGGGAAGAGAAGCCGAAGCTCTAGCACATCAAGACAATGAAAATCTCAATGAAATTGCTCTTGTTTTACAATCTCCTCGAGATCAAATTCTGAATAAATTACAAAACGTTCTAGAAGAAAGAAAAGAACAAGCAAAACAAATCTCTGAATTAGAGAATAAGCTGATTCATTCCTTATTGGATAAGCTTATTGACGGTTGTCAGCAGGTTGACGATGTTTCCTATTTGATTCATCATTTACCCGAATCAGAAAGTCATCGTCTACAACAATATGCTAACTGCTTACATCAAAAAATACCCTTACGTTTAATTTCCTTATGGACGACTCAGAAAAATGGGAAATATATCATCTTTTCTCGAATTTCTGATGACCTTGTTAAACAGGGGTTGCAGGCTAAAGACCTCTTAAAAATAGTACTTACACCTTGTGGTGGTCGTTGGGGAGGAAAAGATATATTTGCACAAGGTAGTGCAGATAATCTCCCACAAGCAGACGCATTAAATAACACTTTATGGCAATGGATTTCGACCCAGTTAATTTAA
- the mfd gene encoding transcription-repair coupling factor — protein sequence MAMDFDPVNLNLPILSEITNASIPLLIENIRPGARGFLAAKFFRERDESVVMITTRARIDDLFEDLSSFLGCAPVEFPSSEIDLSPKLVNIDAVGKRDKVLYELYEKKAPLFCITTLKALLEKTRSPKDTGHQHLDLQVGDVLDPEMMIDLCKNLGYRHETLASDKGEFAYRGGIIDIFPLSSQEPFRIEFWGEKIISIRPFNPSDQLSTGKVSKISISPATKDSGKEALSHCLLDYFKTPPVFIFDNLSMLEDDFSEISGTLSSLPNRFLSITDLCERALQSPTIFFEEKSFPNVRNLKNNEVNIEVFHRDVKASRLVVPFVYPNETIDDQENPLLGFLQKLQEYVPHKGQPFNVALYNTKAKSLKEARALVETLSGNSIHIYEKPGNLSTSFALVEERFAAISLAEFSATKVLRRQKQRNYFSVTTEEVFVPIPGETVVHLHNGIGKFIGIEKKPNHLNIETDYLVLEYADKARLYVPSDQAYLISRYVGASDKAPDLHNLNGSKWRRSRDLSEKSLVLYAEKLLQLEAQRSTIPSFIYPPHGEEVIKFAENFPYEETPDQLKAIEQIYSDMMSDKLMDRLICGDAGFGKTEVIMRAAVKAVCDGHRQVIVMVPTTILANQHYETFSQRMAGLPINIAVLSRFSERKSMKKIFEDTAKGDIDILIGTHKLINKNLEFKNPGLLIIDEEQRFGVKVKDFLKERYPKVDCLTVSATPIPRTLYMSLSGARDLSLITMPPLDRLPVSTFVLEHNEETLSAALRHELLRGGQAYVIHNRIESIFRLGNTIRTLIPEARIAVAHGQMSPDELASIFQKFKDQEINILVATALIENGIDIPNANTILVDQADKFGMADLYQMKGRVGRWNRKAYCYFLVSHLDRLSGPAAKRLEALNKQEYGGGMKIALHDLEIRGAGNILGTDQSGHISAIGFNLYCKLLKKTVAALKNNTTPLLFNDDVKIEFPYKSRIPDTYIDLASIRIEFYQKIGGAEDAEQLELIKEEMRDRFGPLPEEVLWLFALAQVRLFALHHNISSIKGTGNALYIQQCHGKTEQIKKTLPYSLSPTPELLISEVLASIEKAFPLKTPR from the coding sequence ATGGCAATGGATTTCGACCCAGTTAATTTAAACCTACCCATCTTATCTGAAATAACTAACGCCTCTATTCCATTACTAATAGAAAATATCCGTCCTGGAGCTCGCGGATTCTTAGCCGCTAAGTTTTTCCGCGAGAGGGACGAGTCTGTGGTAATGATTACCACACGCGCTCGTATTGATGATCTTTTCGAAGATCTCTCCTCATTTTTAGGATGTGCCCCTGTTGAGTTTCCCTCATCCGAAATTGATCTATCTCCTAAGCTTGTCAATATTGATGCTGTGGGTAAACGTGATAAAGTTCTTTATGAATTATATGAAAAGAAAGCTCCGTTATTTTGCATAACCACGTTAAAAGCTTTACTAGAGAAAACTCGTTCACCTAAAGATACTGGTCATCAACATTTAGATCTCCAAGTTGGTGATGTGCTAGATCCTGAAATGATGATCGATCTATGCAAAAATTTAGGCTATCGCCATGAAACTCTTGCGAGTGATAAAGGAGAGTTTGCTTATAGAGGGGGGATTATTGATATCTTTCCGTTATCTTCTCAAGAACCTTTTCGCATAGAATTTTGGGGAGAAAAGATCATCTCCATACGTCCTTTCAACCCTTCTGACCAACTCTCAACAGGAAAAGTTTCCAAAATTTCGATTTCTCCGGCTACAAAAGATTCAGGGAAAGAAGCGTTATCACATTGCCTATTGGATTATTTTAAAACACCCCCTGTCTTTATCTTTGACAATCTCTCGATGTTAGAAGATGATTTTTCTGAGATTTCGGGAACATTGTCTTCGTTGCCTAACCGCTTTCTATCGATTACAGATCTCTGTGAACGCGCTTTGCAATCCCCTACTATTTTCTTTGAAGAGAAAAGCTTCCCTAATGTTCGCAATCTTAAAAACAATGAAGTAAATATCGAAGTCTTTCATCGTGATGTAAAAGCTTCTCGCCTAGTTGTTCCTTTTGTTTATCCTAATGAGACTATCGATGATCAAGAAAATCCCCTTCTGGGTTTTCTACAAAAACTTCAAGAATATGTTCCTCATAAAGGCCAACCCTTTAATGTAGCTCTCTACAATACAAAAGCAAAATCTTTAAAAGAAGCTCGTGCTTTAGTAGAAACTCTATCGGGAAATTCTATACATATTTACGAAAAGCCAGGAAATCTCTCTACAAGCTTTGCTCTAGTTGAAGAAAGATTTGCAGCAATTTCCCTTGCAGAATTCTCTGCTACAAAAGTGTTGAGGAGACAAAAACAGAGAAATTATTTTTCTGTAACTACCGAAGAAGTTTTTGTTCCTATTCCTGGCGAGACCGTTGTGCATCTTCACAATGGTATCGGCAAATTTATCGGAATAGAAAAGAAGCCAAATCACTTAAATATTGAAACAGACTATCTCGTTCTTGAATATGCTGATAAAGCTAGGCTGTACGTCCCTTCTGACCAAGCTTATTTAATTTCACGCTATGTAGGGGCCTCTGATAAAGCTCCTGATCTTCATAATCTTAATGGCTCTAAATGGAGAAGATCTCGAGATCTCTCTGAAAAATCCCTTGTGCTCTATGCTGAAAAGCTTCTTCAACTAGAAGCACAGCGGTCTACTATCCCTTCATTTATTTATCCTCCCCACGGTGAGGAGGTGATTAAATTCGCGGAAAACTTTCCCTATGAGGAAACTCCTGATCAATTAAAAGCTATCGAGCAAATTTATTCTGATATGATGTCCGATAAGCTAATGGATCGATTAATTTGTGGTGATGCGGGATTTGGAAAGACGGAAGTCATCATGCGCGCTGCTGTAAAAGCTGTCTGTGATGGCCATCGACAAGTTATTGTCATGGTACCTACAACAATTTTAGCGAATCAGCATTATGAAACTTTCTCACAACGCATGGCAGGATTACCAATAAATATTGCTGTTCTTTCACGATTTTCAGAAAGAAAATCTATGAAAAAGATCTTCGAGGACACTGCTAAAGGCGATATTGACATCCTAATTGGAACACACAAGCTGATAAACAAAAACCTTGAATTTAAAAATCCTGGGTTATTGATTATTGATGAAGAACAGCGTTTCGGCGTTAAAGTTAAAGACTTCCTTAAGGAACGTTATCCTAAAGTAGACTGCCTGACAGTATCCGCCACACCGATTCCTAGAACATTGTATATGTCTTTATCGGGTGCTCGTGATCTCTCTTTAATTACTATGCCTCCATTAGACAGGCTCCCCGTCTCTACTTTTGTTTTAGAACATAATGAAGAGACTTTATCCGCAGCCTTACGTCATGAATTACTTCGTGGTGGTCAAGCTTATGTTATTCATAACCGTATTGAAAGTATTTTTAGATTAGGAAATACCATACGAACATTGATCCCCGAAGCACGTATTGCTGTTGCTCACGGACAAATGTCCCCAGATGAACTAGCTTCTATATTCCAAAAATTTAAAGACCAAGAAATCAACATTCTTGTAGCAACAGCATTGATAGAAAACGGTATCGATATTCCTAATGCCAATACCATTTTAGTAGATCAAGCCGATAAGTTTGGTATGGCAGATCTTTACCAAATGAAAGGTCGGGTAGGAAGATGGAATAGAAAAGCTTACTGCTATTTCCTAGTGTCTCATTTAGATAGATTATCAGGTCCCGCTGCAAAACGTTTAGAAGCTTTGAATAAACAAGAATATGGCGGGGGGATGAAAATCGCCCTCCATGACTTAGAAATTCGTGGAGCTGGGAATATCTTAGGAACCGATCAATCAGGGCACATAAGTGCCATAGGGTTCAATCTCTACTGCAAGCTATTGAAAAAGACTGTGGCAGCATTGAAAAACAATACTACTCCTTTGCTGTTTAACGATGACGTCAAGATAGAGTTCCCTTACAAATCACGTATTCCCGATACCTATATCGATCTGGCATCTATACGTATAGAATTCTATCAGAAAATAGGCGGTGCTGAAGATGCTGAACAACTCGAGCTCATAAAAGAAGAGATGCGTGATCGCTTTGGTCCTCTTCCAGAAGAGGTACTATGGTTATTTGCTTTGGCTCAAGTACGCCTATTCGCTCTACACCACAACATTTCTAGTATTAAAGGTACGGGAAATGCATTGTATATTCAACAATGTCATGGAAAAACAGAGCAAATAAAGAAAACATTACCCTATTCTTTATCTCCAACTCCAGAATTGTTAATATCTGAAGTTTTAGCATCTATAGAGAAAGCTTTTCCTCTAAAAACCCCTCGTTAA
- the hemE gene encoding uroporphyrinogen decarboxylase: protein MSGFYDVIKPKTARPPVWFLRQVGRYMPQYKELKGSQTLKAFFHNTEAITEATLLGPSLLKVDAAILFADILSLLDGFNISYDFSPGPQISFSPYEELIFTKDPQETFSYLLQAIKNLVKALDVPLIAFAASPFTMASYLLDGGASKDFPKTMAFLYQYPDKFDALLKKLTEGTVIYLKEQIHAGAAAIQLFESSSLRLPSELFSRYVTAPNTQLISQLKQCIASPISLFCRCFDENFLDLYSIGADTLHPDYHVNLNKIYKTVPQPGSLQGNIDPTLFLLPQDQLLAHLEKYLTTLKDQPNYIFNSGHGILPETPLENVQAAVLCLTSISTS from the coding sequence ATGTCGGGATTTTACGACGTTATAAAGCCGAAAACCGCACGTCCACCTGTATGGTTTTTACGCCAAGTAGGCAGATACATGCCTCAATATAAAGAGCTCAAAGGCTCCCAAACATTGAAAGCTTTTTTCCACAATACAGAAGCCATTACCGAAGCGACTCTTTTAGGACCAAGCTTATTAAAAGTCGATGCTGCGATCCTCTTTGCCGATATTCTTTCTCTATTAGACGGTTTCAATATCTCTTATGATTTCTCTCCAGGACCACAAATTTCTTTTTCTCCTTATGAAGAATTAATTTTCACAAAAGATCCTCAAGAAACCTTTTCTTATCTTCTCCAAGCAATTAAAAATCTTGTGAAAGCTTTGGATGTTCCTTTAATTGCCTTTGCAGCGTCTCCTTTCACGATGGCTAGCTACCTTTTAGATGGCGGGGCTTCTAAAGATTTCCCAAAAACAATGGCGTTTCTTTATCAATATCCTGACAAATTCGACGCCCTGCTTAAGAAATTAACAGAGGGGACTGTCATTTATCTTAAAGAACAAATCCATGCAGGAGCAGCAGCTATTCAGTTATTTGAATCTTCAAGTTTACGCTTACCCTCAGAGCTATTTTCCCGCTATGTGACAGCACCAAATACACAACTCATTTCTCAATTAAAACAATGCATTGCTTCCCCTATAAGTTTATTTTGCCGCTGTTTCGATGAAAACTTTTTAGATCTCTATTCTATAGGTGCGGACACACTACATCCTGACTATCACGTAAATCTTAATAAGATCTACAAAACAGTCCCACAGCCGGGATCCTTACAAGGAAATATCGATCCTACACTATTTCTACTTCCCCAAGATCAGCTTCTCGCTCATCTTGAGAAGTACCTGACCACTTTGAAAGATCAACCCAACTATATTTTCAATTCAGGGCACGGGATTCTTCCTGAAACTCCTTTAGAAAACGTCCAAGCTGCGGTATTATGTTTAACGTCAATTTCAACTTCTTAG
- the hemN gene encoding oxygen-independent coproporphyrinogen III oxidase, with protein sequence MFNVNFNFLEGLHQPAPRYTSYPTALEWESSDAHPAYLAFERLREDDRPLSLYFHIPFCQSMCLYCGCSVVINRREDIVEEYIATLIKEMELVHTLLGGKRKTSRIHFGGGTPSRLSRALFEKLFFHIHRLFDLSEVEEIAIEFDPRSLRNDSEKAEFIQSLGFNRVSLGVQDTQAAVQEAVRRRQSHEESLHAYEKFRALGFESINIDLIYGLPKQTKATFTQTIADILQMRPDRLALFSFASVPWIKPHQKAMKESDMPSMEEKFAIYSYARHKLTKSGYQAIGLDHFSLPEDPLSIAFKNKTLIRNFQGYSLPPEEDLIGLGMTSTSFIRGVYLQNAKTLESYHNHILAGSPATIKSKILSEDDRIRKWVIHKLMCTFVVSKEEFSDLFGYRFDEYFCESQERIDSMATTGLIQNSSSFLTVTPLGELFVRVIATAFDAYFLKTVSSSPRFSRSI encoded by the coding sequence ATGTTTAACGTCAATTTCAACTTCTTAGAAGGTCTTCACCAACCTGCACCGAGATATACAAGCTACCCAACAGCTCTAGAATGGGAATCATCTGATGCGCATCCTGCTTACCTAGCTTTTGAACGGCTTCGAGAAGATGACCGTCCCCTATCGCTATATTTCCATATCCCTTTCTGCCAGTCTATGTGTCTGTATTGCGGATGTTCTGTAGTTATCAACCGTCGCGAAGATATCGTAGAAGAGTACATCGCTACTCTTATTAAAGAAATGGAGCTTGTGCATACCCTTTTAGGAGGGAAACGGAAAACTTCACGCATTCATTTTGGAGGAGGAACTCCAAGCCGATTATCTCGAGCGCTATTTGAAAAGTTATTCTTCCATATCCATCGTTTATTTGATCTTTCTGAAGTTGAAGAGATTGCTATTGAATTTGATCCGCGTTCTTTAAGGAACGATAGTGAAAAAGCGGAATTTATCCAGTCCTTAGGATTTAATCGTGTGAGCTTAGGGGTTCAAGATACGCAAGCTGCTGTTCAAGAAGCTGTACGGCGACGACAAAGTCATGAAGAATCTCTGCATGCTTATGAGAAGTTTCGTGCTCTAGGTTTTGAGAGTATAAACATTGATTTGATTTATGGTCTCCCCAAGCAAACAAAAGCAACATTTACCCAAACAATCGCTGATATTTTACAGATGCGTCCTGACCGCCTAGCGTTGTTTTCATTTGCTTCTGTGCCTTGGATAAAGCCTCATCAAAAAGCTATGAAAGAAAGTGACATGCCCTCCATGGAGGAGAAATTCGCTATATACTCTTATGCACGGCATAAATTAACAAAGTCGGGATATCAGGCAATTGGTTTAGATCATTTTTCACTACCGGAAGATCCTTTAAGCATAGCCTTTAAAAATAAAACTCTGATTCGTAATTTCCAAGGTTACTCTCTCCCCCCTGAAGAAGATCTTATAGGGTTAGGAATGACATCAACGAGTTTTATCCGTGGTGTATATTTACAAAATGCAAAAACTTTAGAATCCTACCATAACCACATCCTTGCAGGATCCCCAGCAACGATTAAAAGTAAGATCCTCTCAGAAGATGATAGAATACGAAAATGGGTAATCCATAAGCTTATGTGTACATTTGTCGTATCTAAAGAAGAATTCTCAGATCTTTTTGGCTACCGTTTTGATGAGTATTTTTGCGAAAGTCAAGAACGGATTGATAGCATGGCAACAACAGGGCTGATTCAAAATAGCTCTTCTTTTCTTACTGTAACCCCATTAGGAGAGCTGTTTGTCCGTGTAATCGCTACAGCTTTTGATGCTTATTTCTTAAAAACGGTTTCTTCAAGCCCTAGGTTTTCAAGATCTATATGA
- the tkt gene encoding transketolase, with product MVNREVDVDILEKISGTLKQLSIEIIQKAGSGHPGLPLGCAELAAYLYSYVLRHNPKDPLWIDRDRFVLSAGHGSALLYACLHLAGYDVSLEDLQQFRQLHSRTPGHPEFGETEGVEATTGPLGQGVGNAVGMALSMKMLQVRFNRPEHEIFNGKVYCLAGDGCMMEGVSHEVCSLAGTLGLDNLVVIYDYNNIVLDGFLGEVSSEDVKKRFESYGWEVYEIDGYDFSSIHETFVKIKQSQQRPVLIVAHTIIGHGSPKEGSHKAHGSPLGEDGVEQTKRFWHLPEEKFFISPAVKSFFSHKLQEDRKVQEEWQNDFRVWSRQFPDLHQEFLSLKAPISSETLETILESVEMPEVIAGRAASNKIIQNLAKNIPSLIGGSADLSSSDGTWIAEAKEINSQDFSGRNIKYGVREFGMGAIMNGLAYSQVFRPFGGTFLVFSDYLRNAIRLAALAKLPVIYQFTHDSIFVGEDGPTHQPIEQIMSLRAIPGLQVIRPGDANEVKGAWHAALRHLGPTALILSRQNLPTLAQTDRPFKEGVGRGAYIVLKETEGKPDYTLFATGSELHLALAVAQELIYLDKKVRVISFPCWELFEQQDFEYRESVVGGDLGLRVSIEAGSALGWYKYIGLDGLAIAMDRFGYSGAPADVAEACGFTADCILQRILSQ from the coding sequence ATGGTAAACAGGGAAGTAGACGTAGATATCTTGGAAAAGATCTCAGGAACTCTTAAACAGTTAAGTATAGAGATCATTCAGAAAGCGGGTTCTGGTCATCCGGGATTGCCTTTGGGTTGTGCGGAACTTGCCGCGTACCTGTATAGTTATGTTTTGAGACATAACCCAAAAGATCCTTTATGGATTGATAGGGACAGGTTTGTTTTGTCAGCAGGGCATGGTTCAGCGTTACTATATGCCTGCCTTCACCTTGCTGGATATGATGTTTCTTTAGAGGATCTTCAGCAGTTTCGTCAGTTGCATTCACGAACTCCTGGTCATCCAGAATTTGGAGAAACTGAGGGCGTTGAAGCTACTACAGGACCTTTAGGTCAGGGTGTAGGTAATGCTGTAGGTATGGCTTTATCTATGAAGATGCTTCAAGTGCGCTTTAATCGCCCTGAACATGAAATTTTTAACGGTAAGGTGTATTGCCTAGCCGGTGACGGATGCATGATGGAAGGTGTTAGCCATGAAGTCTGTAGCTTGGCAGGGACATTAGGCTTAGATAATCTTGTCGTTATATATGACTACAATAACATTGTTTTAGACGGCTTCTTAGGAGAAGTAAGTTCTGAAGATGTTAAAAAGCGTTTTGAATCTTACGGCTGGGAAGTTTATGAAATCGATGGCTATGATTTTTCCTCGATTCATGAAACGTTTGTAAAAATTAAACAGTCGCAACAGCGTCCTGTATTAATAGTAGCCCATACGATTATAGGGCACGGCTCTCCTAAGGAAGGAAGTCATAAGGCTCACGGATCGCCTTTAGGTGAAGATGGCGTAGAACAGACAAAACGTTTCTGGCATCTTCCTGAGGAAAAATTCTTCATTTCTCCTGCAGTGAAATCCTTCTTTTCCCATAAATTACAAGAAGATCGTAAAGTGCAAGAGGAATGGCAGAATGATTTCCGTGTTTGGTCACGTCAATTCCCCGATTTACATCAAGAATTTCTTTCTCTAAAAGCGCCGATATCCTCTGAAACATTAGAGACAATACTTGAAAGTGTGGAAATGCCAGAAGTCATAGCTGGTCGTGCCGCATCTAACAAGATAATTCAAAATTTAGCTAAGAATATCCCTTCACTTATTGGGGGATCAGCAGATTTATCAAGTTCAGATGGAACCTGGATAGCAGAGGCTAAAGAAATTAATAGCCAAGACTTCTCCGGCAGGAATATTAAGTATGGTGTTCGAGAATTTGGTATGGGAGCCATTATGAATGGTTTAGCCTATTCTCAAGTATTTCGACCTTTTGGAGGAACATTCTTAGTATTCTCTGATTATTTAAGAAATGCTATTCGTTTAGCAGCATTGGCTAAGCTCCCTGTTATTTATCAATTTACTCATGACTCTATTTTTGTTGGTGAGGATGGTCCTACACATCAACCTATCGAACAGATCATGTCATTAAGAGCTATCCCAGGTCTGCAAGTTATCCGCCCTGGAGATGCCAATGAAGTGAAGGGGGCTTGGCATGCAGCATTGCGTCATCTTGGCCCTACAGCATTGATTCTTTCTCGACAAAACTTGCCTACATTAGCACAGACAGACAGACCATTTAAAGAGGGTGTGGGACGTGGTGCTTATATTGTTTTAAAAGAGACCGAAGGTAAGCCCGACTATACTTTATTTGCTACGGGATCAGAATTGCATTTAGCATTAGCTGTAGCTCAGGAGCTGATTTACTTAGATAAGAAAGTTCGAGTCATTTCCTTCCCATGTTGGGAATTATTTGAACAACAAGATTTTGAATATCGAGAAAGTGTGGTCGGTGGTGATTTAGGTTTGCGAGTCTCCATAGAAGCGGGATCTGCATTGGGTTGGTATAAGTATATCGGTCTCGATGGTTTGGCTATTGCTATGGATAGATTTGGCTATTCGGGAGCTCCCGCTGATGTAGCGGAAGCTTGTGGATTTACTGCGGACTGTATTTTACAGAGAATACTTTCTCAATAA